Proteins from a genomic interval of Desulfurellaceae bacterium:
- a CDS encoding NADH-quinone oxidoreductase subunit N → MTPIPPPDINWLSVVPSGLLVLTAILVLFWDLWIQEEDRPHLVWLTISGFVVTGVVSFGLWGQADASGPLALDSYALFFNGIFCLAGVLTVLMSGSYLDLTKIRQGEYYALLLFAAVGMVLMAAATDLITIFLGLETMSIAVYVLAGIWHQRLASNEAALKYFLLGAFASGFLLYGMALIYGVTGSLQLAVIAEQVAAQGSSTLLLVGMGLLLVGFGFKVAAAPFHVWTPDVYEGSPTTITAFMAVGVKAAAFAAFARVFLYALAAVHAEWQGVVWVIAVLTMTVGNLTALVQTNIKRMLAYSSVAHAGYVLVAMVAGKELGGAAMMYYLVAYGFMNLGAFGVVLSLNRQDQPNEELRDYPWAWPWRFSCCR, encoded by the coding sequence ATGACGCCGATTCCCCCGCCGGACATCAACTGGCTGTCCGTTGTGCCGTCCGGGCTGCTGGTCCTGACCGCGATTCTGGTCCTGTTCTGGGATCTGTGGATTCAGGAGGAAGACCGTCCCCACCTGGTATGGCTGACCATCAGCGGCTTTGTGGTCACCGGTGTGGTGTCGTTTGGGCTGTGGGGCCAGGCCGATGCGTCGGGTCCCCTGGCTCTCGACTCCTACGCCCTGTTTTTTAACGGCATCTTCTGTCTGGCCGGGGTGCTGACCGTGCTGATGTCGGGCAGCTATCTGGACCTGACCAAGATCCGCCAGGGGGAGTATTACGCCCTGCTGCTGTTTGCTGCGGTCGGTATGGTGCTGATGGCAGCGGCAACCGACCTGATTACGATTTTTCTGGGTCTGGAGACCATGTCGATTGCGGTCTATGTGCTGGCCGGGATCTGGCATCAGCGTCTGGCTTCAAATGAGGCTGCGCTGAAATACTTTCTGCTCGGTGCGTTTGCCAGCGGTTTTCTGCTGTACGGCATGGCCCTGATTTATGGGGTTACGGGCAGCTTGCAGCTGGCCGTGATTGCCGAGCAGGTGGCGGCCCAGGGGTCCTCGACCCTGTTGCTGGTCGGCATGGGGCTGTTGCTGGTCGGCTTTGGCTTCAAGGTTGCCGCCGCGCCCTTCCACGTCTGGACGCCGGACGTGTATGAGGGCTCGCCAACCACGATCACCGCCTTCATGGCGGTGGGGGTGAAAGCTGCGGCCTTTGCCGCCTTTGCCCGGGTCTTTTTGTACGCGCTGGCGGCGGTCCATGCCGAGTGGCAGGGCGTGGTGTGGGTGATTGCCGTGCTGACGATGACGGTCGGCAACCTGACGGCCCTGGTCCAGACCAACATCAAGCGCATGCTGGCCTATTCGAGCGTGGCCCACGCCGGCTATGTGCTGGTCGCCATGGTGGCCGGCAAAGAGCTGGGCGGCGCGGCCATGATGTATTATCTGGTCGCCTACGGCTTCATGAACCTGGGCGCCTTCGGGGTGGTGCTGAGCCTCAATCGTCAGGACCAACCCAATGAAGAGCTGCGCGATTATCCCTGGGCATGGCCATGGCGATTTTCATGCTGTCGCTGA
- a CDS encoding NADH-quinone oxidoreductase subunit A yields the protein MEQYVPVLIALILAGAVAGAMVFASTLFGPRQHSAVKDEPFECGNPPSGSAWGRFSVKFYLVAILFIVFDLEVVFLYPWAVVFRRLGLFGFVEMLVFVLILAVGLVYVIKKGALESA from the coding sequence ATGGAGCAGTACGTTCCGGTCCTGATAGCGCTGATCTTAGCCGGGGCGGTGGCGGGGGCCATGGTCTTTGCCAGCACCCTGTTCGGCCCCCGGCAGCATTCCGCAGTCAAAGATGAGCCGTTCGAGTGTGGCAACCCGCCGAGCGGTTCGGCCTGGGGCCGATTCTCGGTCAAGTTCTACCTGGTCGCCATTCTGTTCATCGTGTTTGACCTTGAGGTGGTGTTTCTCTACCCCTGGGCGGTGGTGTTTCGCCGGCTGGGGCTGTTCGGCTTTGTGGAAATGCTGGTCTTTGTCCTGATTCTGGCGGTCGGGCTGGTGTATGTGATCAAAAAAGGGGCACTTGAGTCGGCCTAG
- a CDS encoding NADH-quinone oxidoreductase subunit J: MDPITFFALAVPLVLVAGLVVLHPNPVYSALFLVLTLFLLAVYYLFLEAHMVAVLQIIVYAGAVMVLFLFVIMLLNLQTDPQPSLGRGLSRVALGGGAVLIVELVVLLGRAPTQETAELPEGFGTVVGLSERLFTDFLIPFEVTSVLLLVAVVGAVVLAQRQT, translated from the coding sequence ATGGACCCGATCACGTTTTTTGCCCTGGCCGTTCCGCTGGTCCTTGTCGCCGGCCTGGTGGTGTTGCACCCCAACCCGGTCTACAGCGCCCTGTTTCTGGTCCTGACCCTGTTTCTGCTGGCGGTCTACTATCTGTTTCTGGAGGCCCATATGGTGGCCGTGCTGCAGATCATTGTGTATGCCGGGGCGGTGATGGTCTTGTTTCTGTTTGTGATTATGCTGCTCAACCTCCAGACCGACCCCCAGCCCAGCCTGGGCCGGGGGCTGAGTCGAGTCGCCCTGGGCGGCGGGGCGGTCCTGATCGTCGAGCTGGTGGTGCTGCTCGGCCGGGCGCCGACCCAGGAAACGGCCGAACTGCCGGAAGGATTCGGTACGGTGGTCGGGCTGAGCGAGCGGCTGTTCACCGATTTCCTAATTCCGTTTGAAGTGACCTCGGTGTTGCTCCTGGTGGCCGTGGTCGGCGCGGTGGTCCTGGCCCAGCGCCAGACCTGA
- the nuoK gene encoding NADH-quinone oxidoreductase subunit NuoK, producing the protein MVPLSYHLILSAILFTIGVMGVLVRRNAIIIFMSIELMLNAVNLSFVAFARQLGSMDGQLSVFFVMAVAAAEAAVGLAIVLLVFRGKETVNADELTLLRW; encoded by the coding sequence ATGGTTCCCCTCAGTTATCACCTCATCCTCAGCGCCATCCTGTTCACCATTGGTGTGATGGGTGTCCTGGTGCGCCGCAACGCGATCATCATCTTCATGTCGATCGAACTCATGCTCAACGCGGTCAACCTGTCCTTTGTCGCCTTTGCCCGCCAGCTGGGTTCCATGGACGGCCAGCTGAGCGTCTTTTTCGTCATGGCCGTGGCGGCGGCCGAGGCGGCGGTCGGGCTGGCGATTGTGCTGCTCGTGTTCCGCGGCAAAGAGACGGTCAATGCGGATGAACTGACCCTGCTCCGGTGGTGA
- a CDS encoding NADH-quinone oxidoreductase subunit H, which produces MLDFIISFVLTLLVLFMVINLGGLLLWVERKGSAVLQDRIGANRAAIFGKLPFNFGLINTLVADPLKLITKEDFIPPGADRVLHTLAPIIALLPILITFLVIPFGDVLVIGERTITLQAASLNVGLLYVLAMVSLGVYGVVLGGWASNNRWALLGGIRGSAQMISYEIAMGLSLIGVVLSFGTLDLQVISRAQGQLWGGVIPAWGIFLQPVAFFIFLTAGIAESKRNPFDLPEAESELISGYFTEYSGMKQATFMLVDFVEVVVVAALVTTLFFGGWQVPFLVREGFQFPGGLSIGLPSLLVSLLQVGAFTLKVIFFCWLQIMIRWTLPRFRYDQLISLGWKILLPLALVNVMATALVILLVE; this is translated from the coding sequence ATGCTGGATTTCATCATTTCTTTTGTGCTCACCCTGCTGGTCCTGTTCATGGTCATCAACCTGGGCGGGCTGCTGCTGTGGGTTGAGCGCAAGGGCAGCGCGGTGTTGCAGGACCGGATCGGCGCCAACCGGGCCGCCATTTTTGGCAAGCTGCCGTTCAACTTCGGCCTGATCAACACCCTGGTGGCCGATCCGCTCAAGCTGATCACCAAGGAAGACTTCATTCCGCCCGGGGCCGACCGTGTGTTGCACACCCTGGCCCCGATCATTGCCCTGCTGCCGATTCTGATTACCTTTCTGGTCATCCCGTTCGGGGATGTGCTGGTGATCGGCGAGCGGACCATCACCCTGCAGGCAGCCTCGCTCAACGTCGGCCTGCTGTACGTTCTGGCCATGGTCTCGCTGGGGGTGTACGGCGTGGTGCTGGGCGGCTGGGCGTCCAACAACCGCTGGGCGCTGCTGGGCGGCATTCGCGGCTCGGCCCAGATGATCTCGTATGAGATCGCCATGGGCCTGTCGCTGATCGGGGTGGTGCTGAGCTTTGGTACGCTTGACCTCCAGGTTATCTCGCGCGCCCAGGGCCAGCTGTGGGGCGGGGTGATCCCGGCCTGGGGGATTTTCTTGCAGCCGGTCGCCTTTTTCATCTTTCTGACCGCCGGCATTGCCGAGAGCAAACGCAACCCGTTCGATCTGCCGGAGGCCGAGTCGGAGCTGATCTCGGGCTATTTCACCGAATACTCGGGCATGAAGCAGGCGACCTTCATGCTGGTCGATTTTGTCGAGGTGGTGGTGGTCGCGGCGCTGGTGACGACGCTGTTTTTTGGCGGCTGGCAGGTGCCTTTTCTGGTCCGCGAGGGGTTTCAGTTCCCGGGCGGGCTGAGCATCGGCCTGCCGTCGCTGCTGGTCAGCCTGCTGCAGGTCGGCGCGTTTACCCTCAAGGTCATCTTTTTCTGCTGGCTGCAGATCATGATTCGCTGGACCCTGCCCCGCTTTCGTTACGATCAGCTGATCAGCCTGGGCTGGAAGATTCTGCTGCCGCTCGCGCTGGTCAATGTGATGGCCACCGCCCTGGTCATTCTCCTGGTGGAATAG
- the nuoL gene encoding NADH-quinone oxidoreductase subunit L encodes MHEALSVPLPYLRFIILLPLLGVVFHVFYGARAGRGAVNAIGPGVVLAAFLLAVSAFFQLPDGGALVDRMFPWITAGELHVDFALRVDALSAVMILVITGVGFLIHVYSVGYMAEDADVARYFAYLNLFTAAMLVLVMAENLLLLFVGWEGVGLCSYLLIGFWYTDDEKASAGKKAFIVNRIGDAGFLLGLFVLFWGLGAHGVWSLSFTDIQANASLLSVGTVTAVCVLLFIGATGKSAQIPLYVWLPDAMAGPTPVSALIHAATMVTAGIYLIARLHFLYALSPVALALVAYIGAGTALFAATIALVQTDIKKVLAYSTVSQLGYMFLGLGVGAYGAAVFHLMTHAFFKALLFLGAGSVIHGMSDEQDINKMGGLRHTMPTTYWTFAVGCLAIAGVPLLSGFFSKDLILEEAYAAPHGSLGLWLLGTLGAGLTAFYMFRLLFVTFWGETRAEPEVAHHIHESPSVMTGPLIVLAGLSIIGGYFSVPHFLEAVFAHQPAHVSFVIRYLPTLVGLAGIWLAYVLYVREPSRAARLSQQLAGLHGLLLNKYYIDEIYQAVFVRPVLSASQWLWQVWDTQVIDRLVNGTAQTADASGSALRLWQTGNVQTYALSFLAGAMLILGYYLW; translated from the coding sequence ATGCACGAGGCGCTGAGCGTTCCGCTTCCGTACCTGCGGTTTATCATCCTGCTGCCCCTGCTGGGGGTGGTGTTCCACGTGTTTTACGGTGCCCGGGCGGGCCGCGGGGCGGTCAACGCTATTGGCCCGGGTGTGGTCCTGGCCGCGTTTCTGCTGGCCGTGTCAGCCTTTTTTCAGCTGCCCGACGGCGGGGCGCTGGTTGACCGGATGTTTCCGTGGATTACGGCTGGAGAGCTGCACGTCGACTTTGCCCTGCGGGTCGATGCGTTGTCGGCGGTCATGATCCTGGTCATCACCGGGGTCGGCTTTTTGATCCACGTCTACTCGGTCGGCTACATGGCCGAGGACGCGGACGTGGCGCGCTATTTTGCCTATCTCAACCTATTTACGGCCGCCATGCTGGTGCTGGTCATGGCCGAGAACCTGCTGCTGCTGTTTGTCGGCTGGGAAGGGGTGGGGCTGTGTTCCTACCTGCTGATCGGCTTCTGGTACACCGACGATGAGAAGGCCAGCGCCGGCAAGAAGGCGTTTATTGTCAACCGGATCGGGGATGCCGGCTTTCTGCTGGGGCTGTTTGTGCTGTTCTGGGGTCTGGGGGCGCACGGGGTGTGGAGCCTGTCGTTCACCGATATTCAGGCCAACGCCTCGCTGCTGTCGGTCGGCACGGTGACGGCGGTGTGCGTGCTGTTGTTTATTGGCGCGACCGGAAAGTCGGCCCAGATTCCGCTCTATGTGTGGCTGCCCGACGCCATGGCCGGGCCGACCCCGGTCAGCGCCCTGATCCACGCCGCGACCATGGTCACGGCCGGCATTTACCTGATCGCCCGCCTGCACTTCCTGTACGCGCTGTCGCCCGTTGCGCTGGCCCTGGTCGCCTATATCGGGGCCGGGACAGCCCTGTTTGCGGCCACGATTGCCCTGGTCCAGACCGATATCAAGAAAGTCCTGGCCTATTCGACCGTCAGCCAGCTGGGCTATATGTTCCTGGGCCTGGGGGTTGGCGCCTACGGCGCGGCGGTGTTTCACCTGATGACCCACGCCTTTTTCAAGGCCCTGCTGTTCCTGGGCGCCGGCAGCGTCATCCACGGCATGAGCGACGAGCAGGATATCAACAAGATGGGCGGGCTGCGCCACACCATGCCGACCACCTACTGGACCTTTGCGGTCGGCTGTCTGGCCATTGCCGGGGTGCCCCTGCTGTCCGGGTTTTTCAGCAAAGACCTGATCCTGGAAGAAGCCTACGCCGCCCCCCACGGCTCGCTCGGGCTGTGGCTGCTGGGTACCCTGGGGGCCGGTCTGACCGCGTTTTACATGTTCCGGCTGCTGTTCGTGACCTTCTGGGGTGAGACCCGGGCCGAGCCCGAGGTGGCCCACCATATCCACGAGTCGCCGTCGGTCATGACCGGCCCGCTGATTGTGCTGGCCGGGCTGTCAATCATTGGCGGCTACTTCTCGGTGCCCCATTTCCTGGAGGCGGTGTTTGCGCACCAGCCCGCGCATGTGTCGTTTGTCATCAGGTATCTGCCGACGCTGGTCGGCCTGGCCGGCATCTGGCTGGCGTATGTCTTGTATGTACGCGAGCCGAGCCGGGCCGCCCGGCTGAGCCAGCAGCTGGCCGGTCTGCACGGGCTGCTGCTGAACAAGTACTATATCGACGAAATCTATCAGGCCGTTTTCGTGCGGCCGGTTCTGAGCGCCTCGCAGTGGCTGTGGCAGGTGTGGGACACCCAGGTGATTGATCGGCTGGTGAACGGCACGGCCCAGACGGCCGACGCCAGCGGCTCGGCCCTGCGCCTGTGGCAGACCGGCAATGTCCAGACCTACGCCTTATCGTTTCTGGCCGGAGCCATGCTCATTCTGGGGTATTACCTATGGTAA
- a CDS encoding NADH-quinone oxidoreductase subunit D, with product MAQEAPPAAESLDPTSEVMSLQMGPSHPATHGTIKFDLTLDGEKILNLETEIGYLHRGFEKMCEQRTWNHVVPYTDRLNYASPLINNVAFALAAEKLLEIEVPERCQYIRTIMSEISRITDHMTCLGMAAAEAGAISVGFYMMETRELLYDLVSAVTGARLTVSYARVGGVTQDVPHGFAERVRDTFGDIDKILSDCDQLLSKNRIFIERMSGVGAISQQDAVSYSLTGPLLRATGIPHDIRRSQPYLVYDRLDFDIPTGTQGDNYDRFAVRFEELRQSKRMIEQALEQLPEGPIRVDDPRISLPDKKDVYGNIEGLMNHFKLVIEGVKIPPGEVYIPVEGANGELGFYLVSDGSGRPYRVRVRPPCFFGMAALGTMLKGHLISDIITTFGMVNMIGGECDR from the coding sequence ATGGCACAAGAGGCACCCCCGGCCGCCGAAAGCCTGGACCCGACCTCGGAGGTGATGTCCCTGCAGATGGGGCCGTCCCATCCGGCCACCCACGGCACGATCAAGTTCGACCTGACCCTCGACGGCGAAAAAATCCTTAACCTTGAGACCGAGATCGGCTATCTGCACCGCGGCTTTGAGAAGATGTGCGAGCAGCGCACCTGGAACCACGTTGTGCCCTACACCGACCGGCTGAACTACGCCTCGCCGCTCATCAATAATGTGGCCTTTGCCCTGGCGGCCGAGAAGCTGCTGGAAATCGAGGTGCCGGAACGCTGCCAGTATATTCGGACCATCATGAGCGAGATCTCGCGCATCACCGACCACATGACCTGTCTGGGCATGGCGGCGGCCGAGGCCGGCGCCATCTCGGTCGGCTTCTACATGATGGAAACGCGCGAGCTGCTCTACGACCTGGTCTCGGCCGTGACCGGGGCGCGGCTGACCGTCAGCTATGCCCGGGTCGGCGGGGTGACCCAGGATGTGCCTCACGGCTTTGCCGAGCGGGTGCGCGACACGTTTGGGGATATCGACAAAATCCTGTCCGACTGCGATCAGCTGCTGTCAAAGAACCGGATTTTCATTGAGCGTATGTCCGGGGTCGGCGCCATCTCCCAGCAGGACGCGGTGTCCTACAGCCTGACCGGTCCGCTGTTGCGGGCGACCGGCATCCCCCACGATATCCGTCGCTCCCAGCCGTACCTGGTCTACGACCGGCTCGACTTCGATATTCCGACCGGCACCCAGGGCGACAATTACGACCGCTTTGCGGTCCGCTTTGAAGAACTCCGGCAGAGCAAGCGCATGATTGAGCAGGCCCTGGAGCAGCTGCCCGAGGGTCCCATCCGGGTTGACGATCCCCGCATCAGCCTGCCCGACAAAAAGGACGTGTACGGCAATATCGAGGGCTTGATGAACCACTTCAAGCTGGTCATTGAGGGGGTGAAAATCCCGCCCGGCGAGGTCTATATCCCGGTCGAGGGGGCTAACGGCGAACTGGGCTTCTACCTGGTCAGCGACGGCAGCGGCCGACCGTACCGGGTCCGGGTTCGTCCGCCGTGCTTCTTTGGCATGGCCGCACTCGGCACGATGCTCAAAGGCCACCTGATATCCGATATCATCACCACCTTCGGCATGGTCAACATGATCGGTGGCGAGTGCGACCGATAG
- a CDS encoding NADH-quinone oxidoreductase subunit C has translation MELLSKAESAFSGKIVESHTHHDNATIVLERADLIEVLTRLRDDPEFALNMLVDLSAVDFFGQEPRFEVVYHLYSLRLNHRLRVKVRVAEDEAWLPSVTALWKAANWLEREVWDMFGVSFRDHPKLTRILMYEEFQGHPLRKDYPVAKRQPLVEERDPIANPWNKK, from the coding sequence ATGGAGCTGCTGAGCAAAGCCGAGAGCGCCTTTTCGGGCAAGATTGTCGAGAGCCATACGCACCACGACAACGCCACGATCGTGCTGGAGCGGGCCGACCTGATTGAGGTGCTGACCCGCCTCAGAGACGACCCCGAGTTTGCCTTGAATATGCTGGTCGATCTGAGCGCGGTCGATTTTTTTGGCCAGGAGCCGCGCTTTGAGGTGGTCTACCACCTGTACTCGCTGCGGCTCAACCACCGCCTGCGGGTCAAGGTCCGGGTGGCCGAGGACGAGGCCTGGCTGCCGTCGGTGACCGCACTGTGGAAGGCGGCCAACTGGCTGGAGCGCGAGGTCTGGGACATGTTCGGGGTGTCGTTCCGGGATCATCCCAAGCTCACCCGGATTCTGATGTACGAAGAGTTTCAGGGCCATCCGCTGCGCAAGGATTATCCGGTCGCCAAGCGCCAGCCCCTGGTCGAAGAGCGCGACCCGATCGCCAACCCGTGGAATAAAAAATAA
- a CDS encoding VWA domain-containing protein, whose protein sequence is MNLQAVLAEVWPRARRKHFFPELPQPQMTDGLSQEAVDIRQRQIILNPSFCQQLAEHLPIAEVIEALLDHGIAHYTRCPWDFATQLRLYAAAKSELGRRDYAQRATDIFIDVVTNTHCVKDFETALPQVYRHLQHLSGRPLDRLMTALYSLIWGMDLEASGPEPLLRRLARIPYLDRRRWEESMRRFCRLIHPVLDQELQHSEILPTALLGRHGLSQHSHNEVERGLRAFALHVDNPREFRTTIADFDEELVAQGHAEEQEGMGRGRGEQIDTGLLYYMKLTEQYQLPVSEAPLHKSSSSDPYMHTPWELGKPIQDLDVWTSFGKIFPGLSQAWLYQNGLIYGRREGVPDCIIILDSSGSMANPRYLLSHAILGAGCAADAYLRAGAQVAVYNFSDVPAGDKLLLDFSNERRQVYQALCRYFGGGTVFSFEELDELLRLVEHDMPDIFFITDMQIPNLQSLIDYLSELTGRITVVHIGDTDSAAIFKKETARWKNAQVFSVQRREDIPHIVLGQVKTYLGYSQANQ, encoded by the coding sequence ATGAACCTCCAGGCGGTACTGGCCGAGGTCTGGCCCCGAGCCCGGCGCAAACATTTTTTTCCCGAGCTGCCCCAGCCCCAGATGACCGACGGACTCAGCCAGGAGGCGGTGGATATCCGCCAGCGGCAGATTATTCTCAACCCCAGCTTTTGCCAGCAGCTGGCCGAGCATCTGCCTATCGCCGAGGTGATCGAAGCCCTGCTCGACCACGGCATTGCCCACTACACCCGCTGCCCGTGGGACTTTGCCACCCAGCTGCGCCTGTACGCGGCCGCCAAAAGCGAACTCGGTCGGCGCGATTACGCCCAGCGGGCGACCGATATTTTCATCGACGTGGTGACCAACACCCACTGTGTGAAAGACTTTGAGACCGCCCTGCCCCAGGTGTATCGCCACCTCCAACACCTCAGCGGCCGGCCGCTCGACCGGCTGATGACCGCCCTCTATAGTCTGATCTGGGGCATGGATCTGGAGGCCAGCGGCCCTGAGCCGCTGCTGCGCCGCCTGGCCCGGATTCCGTATCTGGACCGCCGCCGCTGGGAAGAGAGCATGCGGCGGTTTTGCCGGCTGATTCATCCGGTTCTCGACCAGGAACTCCAGCACTCCGAGATTCTGCCCACCGCCCTGCTCGGTCGCCACGGCCTGTCGCAGCACTCCCACAACGAGGTCGAACGCGGCCTGCGGGCGTTTGCCCTGCACGTCGATAACCCGCGCGAATTCCGTACCACGATTGCCGATTTCGACGAAGAGCTGGTCGCCCAGGGGCATGCCGAAGAGCAGGAGGGCATGGGCCGGGGGCGTGGCGAACAGATTGACACCGGCCTGCTGTACTACATGAAGCTGACCGAGCAGTACCAGCTGCCGGTGTCCGAGGCGCCGCTGCACAAGAGCAGTTCCTCAGACCCGTATATGCATACCCCGTGGGAGCTGGGCAAGCCGATTCAGGACCTGGACGTGTGGACCAGCTTTGGCAAGATCTTCCCCGGTCTGTCTCAGGCCTGGTTGTACCAGAACGGTCTGATCTACGGCCGACGGGAGGGCGTGCCGGACTGCATCATCATTCTGGACTCCTCGGGCAGCATGGCCAACCCGCGCTATCTGTTGAGTCACGCGATTCTGGGCGCGGGCTGCGCGGCCGACGCCTACCTGCGCGCCGGCGCCCAGGTGGCGGTCTACAACTTCAGCGACGTGCCGGCCGGCGACAAACTGTTGCTCGACTTCAGTAACGAGCGCAGACAGGTCTATCAGGCTCTGTGCCGCTATTTTGGTGGGGGCACGGTCTTTTCGTTTGAAGAACTCGACGAGTTGCTGCGGCTGGTTGAACACGACATGCCGGACATCTTTTTTATTACCGACATGCAGATTCCCAATCTGCAAAGCTTGATCGACTATCTGTCGGAACTGACCGGCCGGATCACCGTCGTGCATATCGGCGACACCGACTCGGCCGCCATCTTCAAGAAAGAAACCGCCCGCTGGAAAAACGCCCAGGTGTTTTCCGTCCAGCGCCGGGAAGACATCCCGCATATTGTCCTGGGTCAGGTCAAAACCTATCTGGGCTACAGCCAGGCCAATCAGTAG
- a CDS encoding NADH-quinone oxidoreductase subunit M, with amino-acid sequence MVSLLVFLPVLGALYVLFVPKEQETRIRYAGLATALLTFVVSLGVLAGFDSQTADFQFVERYTWIEDFGIQYYVGVDGISLFLVLLTSLLTPLVLLASWGDVRHRVKEYQFFFLLLETGMLGTFVAVDLFLFYVFWEVMLIPMYFLIGIWGGPRRIYAALKFLLYTMVGSLLMLVAILYVAYLHHSQQGMVTFDLLQLYQLVIPLDAQRWLFAAFALSFAIKVPLFPFHTWLPDAHVEAPTGGSVILAGVLLKMGTYGFVRFALPLFPAAAIEAAPLIMALAVIGIIYGALVAMVQPDLKKLVAYSSVSHLGFVVLGLFAFNVQATEGAIYQMLGHGLSTGALFLLVGVVYEQRHTRLISEYGGLWKQVPIYASVFLFVMLSSIGLPGLNGFVGEFLILLGVFKASPLFGTIAVSGIVLGAVYMLWMFQRVMFGPVTNAANSDLKDLDRRHVLIFAPLLALMLFMGLYPRPFLSRMEKSVEATLARMEHVTAALHEERSSALSVQRLSVQHLAVKEQPQGVPLP; translated from the coding sequence ATGGTAAGCCTGCTCGTCTTTCTGCCCGTGCTGGGCGCCCTGTATGTGCTCTTTGTGCCCAAGGAGCAGGAGACCAGGATTCGCTATGCAGGGCTGGCCACGGCGTTGCTGACCTTTGTCGTGTCGCTGGGCGTATTGGCCGGTTTCGACAGCCAGACGGCCGACTTCCAGTTTGTCGAGCGCTACACCTGGATTGAGGATTTCGGCATCCAGTACTACGTCGGGGTGGACGGCATCAGTCTGTTTCTGGTGCTGCTGACCAGCTTGCTGACCCCGCTGGTGCTGCTGGCCAGCTGGGGCGATGTGCGGCACCGGGTCAAGGAGTATCAGTTCTTTTTCCTGCTCCTGGAGACCGGCATGCTGGGCACTTTTGTGGCCGTTGACCTGTTCCTGTTCTACGTGTTCTGGGAGGTCATGCTGATCCCGATGTATTTCCTGATCGGCATCTGGGGTGGGCCACGCCGCATTTATGCGGCCCTCAAATTTCTGCTGTACACCATGGTCGGCAGCCTGCTGATGCTGGTGGCGATCCTGTATGTGGCCTATCTGCACCACAGCCAGCAGGGGATGGTAACCTTCGATCTGTTGCAGTTGTACCAGCTGGTCATTCCGCTTGACGCCCAGCGCTGGTTGTTCGCCGCCTTTGCCCTGTCGTTTGCAATCAAGGTGCCGCTGTTTCCGTTTCATACCTGGCTGCCCGACGCCCACGTTGAGGCACCGACCGGTGGTTCGGTCATCCTGGCCGGGGTGCTGCTGAAGATGGGTACCTACGGGTTTGTGCGTTTTGCCCTGCCGCTGTTTCCCGCTGCGGCCATAGAGGCGGCCCCGCTGATCATGGCCTTGGCCGTGATCGGCATTATCTACGGCGCGCTGGTGGCCATGGTCCAGCCGGATCTGAAGAAGCTGGTCGCCTACTCCTCGGTCAGTCACCTGGGCTTTGTCGTCCTGGGCCTGTTTGCCTTTAACGTCCAGGCTACCGAGGGCGCCATCTACCAGATGCTGGGCCACGGCCTGTCCACCGGCGCCCTGTTTCTGCTGGTCGGCGTGGTCTACGAACAGCGCCACACGCGGCTGATCAGCGAGTATGGCGGGCTGTGGAAGCAGGTGCCGATCTACGCCTCGGTCTTTCTGTTTGTGATGCTGTCCTCGATCGGTCTGCCCGGTCTCAACGGCTTTGTGGGCGAGTTTCTGATTCTGCTCGGGGTGTTCAAGGCCAGCCCGCTGTTCGGCACGATTGCCGTGTCCGGCATCGTGCTGGGCGCGGTGTACATGCTGTGGATGTTTCAACGGGTCATGTTCGGGCCGGTCACGAATGCGGCCAACAGCGACCTGAAAGACCTCGACCGCAGACATGTGCTGATCTTTGCCCCGCTACTGGCCCTGATGCTGTTCATGGGCCTGTACCCCCGGCCGTTCCTGAGCCGCATGGAAAAGTCGGTTGAGGCGACCCTGGCCCGCATGGAACATGTGACTGCTGCCCTGCACGAGGAGCGATCCTCGGCGCTGTCTGTTCAACGCCTGTCTGTTCAACATCTGGCTGTCAAAGAACAGCCGCAGGGGGTGCCCCTGCCATGA
- the nuoE gene encoding NADH-quinone oxidoreductase subunit NuoE, which translates to MAVQFSDATYQRFEETLSHYPTKQAALLPTFWLAQQEFGYLSLEVMEYIAQLLELSPAYVASVASFYTMLYRKPMGRFHLQVCTNLSCRLRGSDRIVDCVQDKLGIGLGQTTADQVFSLSEVECLGSCGTAPVVQVNDDYHENLTPDRVGHLLDGLAEKA; encoded by the coding sequence ATGGCGGTACAATTTTCAGACGCGACCTACCAGCGCTTTGAGGAGACTCTGAGCCACTATCCGACCAAGCAGGCGGCCCTGCTGCCGACCTTCTGGCTGGCCCAGCAGGAGTTCGGCTATCTGAGCCTGGAGGTCATGGAGTATATCGCCCAGCTGCTTGAGCTGTCACCCGCCTATGTGGCCTCGGTGGCCTCGTTCTATACCATGCTGTACAGGAAGCCGATGGGTCGGTTTCACCTCCAGGTGTGTACCAATCTGTCGTGCCGCCTGCGGGGTTCAGACCGGATCGTGGACTGCGTCCAGGACAAGCTCGGCATCGGGCTGGGCCAGACCACGGCCGACCAGGTCTTTTCGCTGAGCGAGGTCGAGTGCCTGGGCTCGTGCGGCACGGCCCCGGTCGTCCAGGTCAATGACGACTATCACGAAAACCTGACCCCGGACCGGGTCGGGCATCTGCTCGACGGTTTAGCCGAGAAAGCCTGA